Sequence from the Pedobacter sp. D749 genome:
TTACGTATTCTTCGTGTTGTTTTTCACCATTGATGTATGGGATCAGCCATTCTACAGATTTTTTGACCGAAGATCCTTTAGGCGACTCATAAGTATAAAAATTAGCCCCATTTGCCCTATCGATTATAATGGCCAGTTTTAACATAGGTTCCAGGTCATAAATGTGGTAATGCATCGCATCACGCTCTTTAAAATCCAAACTTGTTCCGTCGGGACATAAATTGATATTGATGTGGCTTTTTAAATTGTCTATGGCCCATCTGATCAAATCCTGATTATTTAAAGTATAACCGATTTCACCAACTTCTTTTAGGCGGTGCGCGTTCCAGTTGTTAATGGCAGTAGCCCTGCCCGCTTTCATCCGTTTGCTGTTAATTTCTGCCCAAGCCGTTTCGGTAAGCCATTGTTCAATCTGTTTTTTATCTGTACCTGGGATATCTTTTTTAATCAGATCGTAAGCTTCAATGGCCTTATCCAGATTGGTATCGTCAATAGGATCGCCATTTGGTTTATTAATTTTGGCCCATGCATCAAGAAATTCTACACATTTGTTTAAATATTTTTGATCATCGGTAATCCGGTATTGTAAGGCCAGTGCAAACATTTTGTTCATGTCTGCCAGGGCTAACCTGGTTTTTTCTTTTTTCGGATTTCCCTTTAATAATCCTTCAGTCCGGATGGTATCAATTGGGTTTGGTTGCGCAGTTAAATAATTTAATGCCGATTTTGCAAAGCCCAGGTATAGTTTTTGGGTTTTTCCGTCATTTTTGATCTGCGTTTTTAGCTTTTTGATTTCATCATTATTTAAACTGACCAGCTGCGAAAACGAAGAAAAAGATAATAAAGCAAGAGCAGCTGTAATGACAAACTTTCTCATAATAAATAGGTTGAATTTTTATTCTTTATTGCAAATCTAATTTTTTATTCAGCATGCATTTAATTTATTGCTTTTTTATACCGCCCAATTTTTTATTTTTGACATTCGTTTAAACTTAAACAAACCTTAATGAATAACTGGTTTAATAAAAATGGCATTCACTTAGCCATTATTGCATTTTTTGTAGTCATCACTTTTGCCTACTTCAGTCCTGTTTTGCAGGGTAAAGCACCACAGCAGGGCGATGTTTTGCAGGCGAAGGCCATGCAAAAAGAAATTATGGATATTAAGGCGAAAGATGGTAAAGGCCCACTTTGGACCAATCAAATGTTCGGTGGTATGCCAGCTTATCAAATTTGGGTACAGTATCCTCTTAACATTACAACGTACGGTATCGATGTAATTAAAGGTATTTTTCCTGATCCTGTTGGAACAGTTTTGTTATACCTTTTAGGCGCATACTTACTATTTTGTGTATTAAAAATAAACCCCTGGCTTGCTGCTGCGGGGGCAATCGCTTTTGCATTTACATCTTATAATTTTATCATTATTGCAGCTGGGCATAGCAATAAGGCATTAGCGATTGGCTTTTTTGCGCCTATTTTAGCTGCCATTATTCTCACATTAAGAGGCCGGTATTTGGTTGGTGGGAGTTTGCTGGCGCTTTTTATGGCTTTAGAGATCCGCTCTAACCACATCCAAATGACCTATTATTTATTTATAGCGTTGTTTATTTTGGGCTGTATAGAGCTTTATCACGCCTTTAAAGCAAAACAGCTTCCGGCATTTGGTAAATCTGTTGCTTATATTGTTGCAGGTATTTTCTTATCAGTTCTGGTAAATGCAGGTACCCTGTGGACAACCTATGAGTATGGCAAAGAAACCATTCGTGGAAAATCTAATTTAACTACCGATAAAGCCGAACCCGCAAATGGTTTGGATAAAGCATATGCTTATCAGTGGAGCCAGGGTATTGGAGAGAGTTTCTCCTTTCTAATCCCAAATATTTATGGCGGTGCAAGCAGTGTTGATGAAATAATCAAACCTGAAAGCAATACCTATAAAGCAGTAGAGAAAAATCTTCAGGGTGTAGATCCGCGTCAGGCCATTGGTTATGTTGCACAGAATTTGGGCACTAACCAGTATTGGGGTAATAAACCAGGTACATCTGGTCCATATTATTTCGGAGCAATCATTTGTTTATTGTTCGTTTTCGGCTTGTTTATTGTAAAACACCGTTGGAAATGGTGGATCTTGGGAACCAGTATTTTGTTATTGTTCTTATCATTCGGACAAAACCTACCATTTATATCTGATATCTTTTTTGATTACCTACCAGGTTACAACAAATTCAGGGCAGTTGAATCTATTTTAGCTGTTGTTGGCTTCTTGGTTCCTTTATTGGCAATCTTGGCCATTAAAGAAGCACAGGATGGTAAGTATGATCAAAAATATTTAGTGCAGCGTTTAACTTGGTCGGCGGGTATTACCGGCGGTTTCGCATTAATTATTGCTGTGATCCCTACAGCGTTCTTCAGCTTTACGCAGGCCAACCAACCACAGGTTTTAGACGCTTTAACACAAACCTTACAAAATAACCGCGCTGCGGCAATGGAAATTTTAAATGGCATTGTTGCTGATCGTGTAGCTTTGGCCCGTGCCGATGCTTTACGTTCGTTATTGTTTATTGCGTTAGGTTTTGGTATTACCTGGGCTTTTATCACCAAGAAGATGAACATGCAATTGGCTTTTGGTTTGTTGGCTTTGTTTGTCCTGATCGATTTATGGCAGGTTGACCGTCGTTATTTGAACAACCAAAATTTTGTAAGCAAATCTGATTTAGATAACCACTACCAGCCAAGGGATGTAGATAATTTTATCTCGGCCGATAAAGATCCAAACTTTAGGGTTTTCGATATGTCATTAGGTGATCCGTTTAAAAGTGCTGAAACTTCTTATTTCCACAAAACCGTTGGTGGTTTCCACTCGGCGAGATTAAAACGTTTCCAGGAACTGGTAGATAACCAATTAACAAAAAGCATTAACCAAGATGTGTTGGATATGTTAAATACCAAGTACATCATTACACAGGATCCGCAAAACGGATCGTATAAAATGCAGCGTAACGCAACGGCTGCGGGTAATGCCTGGTTTGTACAAAGTGTTCAGTTTGCTAAAAACGCTGACGAAGAAATGAAAGCAATCAGCAGTTTTGATGCGAAGAAAGAGGCGATTGTTGACGAAAGCTTCAAGAATTCAATTGACACCAAACGTTTAGGAACTGGCCAGGAAGGTTTTATTAAATTAACGAACTATAATCCTGATCATTTAACTTACGAATATTCAACCGCTAAAGACGTGATTGCCGTATTTTCTGAGATTTATTATGATAAAGGATGGAAAATGTATATCGACGGTGTTGAGAAGCCATACTTCAGGGCCGATTATGTTTTACGTGCAGCGCAGTTAGAGGCAGGTAACCATAAACTTGAGTTTATTTTCCACCCAACATCGTATTATACCGGAGAGAAGATCTCTTTGGCAGGATCGATCTTGTTATTAGCCGGATTGGGCTTTGGATTTTATTCAGAAGAAAAGAAGAAAAAGAAAGTGGTTAAAGCTTAATATTTCTTTAAATGGATTTCCGCCCCGCAGGATTCAATCTTGCGGGGCTTTTGTTGCCAGAATTTTTTGCAGCGGTTTCTTGCCACAGAAACATGGAATATCTACCTCGGTTTGTCATCCTGAGGGTTAATTAATTGTTTAAAATCAATATGAGTGACGTACAATTGTCTTCTCTTATCCTACGGTGCGGTCTTGCCTCGGCTCGCCGCCGCCGAAGGGCTCTTTCTTTTTGCTGTCAAAAAGACCAGCGGAGCTAGCTTGAATGCCATTGAAAACATAAAGACACATGAAAAAACAAAAAACACCGGCTGAAAATTTATTCATTTGTTGTTTATAACTTTCAGCTGCATTCATGAGGGCTTCGCCGTTTTCTTTCGAAGCTAGTAGGTTGGCTTAAGCAGTGCAACCTGAAAAATTTGTTAGGCCGGATTTAAGCAGAACGGGGATATCGTGCAATGGCCTAGCTCGGTGGAAATACTAAAGCAATTAAATTACTGATTAATAACGACTTATAAGATAGCGTCAATGATAGCGTAGTCGAAGGATCTTTTACGATAGGTTATACTTTAAAAATTAACGCTTGGTAGGGTTTTCGACTCCGCTCAGACTGACAAACAAATAAATTTATCCCTGGACCAGCACTAAACCGCTCTGTGCGTAGCGTTATGCATTGCGTCTCTATGGATACAAGAATAAAATTGAGGTTATAAATTCAATTAAAACGAGTCACAGACACGAACAAATTGCATTTCTGCTGCCCTGCCAAAAATTACAAAGCTCTTTTTTTGCCCGCTTCACCATAATTTTTTATATTAGGTTAATCAAAGCGATGATAACCCAAATCAATCCGTCTGATTAAAGATCCCCCCAAAAAAAAATCCAAGTCCACTTTTACGCCACCTTTACCCCACGTTTTAGCCACCTTCCGGCCAGGTTTGCCTGACACCTGCTTGCACACTGCTTAACACTTGCTTTGGTTGAGTGATGGCCCTGTTGGAGATTAGGTAGATCAAAGATTTGACTCGCTTTAGATCGGCAGGCTAACAATAGCTAAATAAAAGGTAAAGGGAAAGTTATCTTAAGGTATTGTTGGTGTATCACTGTGTCGGAGCAGCCTGGTTAAAGAAACAATAAACGGCTGTTCGGAGTTTTTTTATACTGTTGCTGATAAGTGTACCATTAATATTACTTCATTGCTGGCTTACATGTGCTGCTGGCGTGGGAATACATATTCAATGAATTTCAGGTATTAAATAAAACGACCTTTTTTTGGAATCTGTCAATGGTAGCGTAGTCGAAGGATCCTTTGGCAAGGAAAACTGTTGGATAATTCAGAATCTATCTCAACATTGACAACGGCGGTAATGACCAATGACTAATGCACTCTTGAACCAAACAACCCCTTCGGATGTCATTTTAACATACTTTATCAAATTGAATAATAATTTAACAATGTCGTAACATTTGTTTGATATACAGCGTCTTATCTTTGTAATGAAAAATCAGGTGATATGTTAGAGTCATTCTTTGCCGTATGTTTATTAATTGTTGTACTTTATTTCTTTAGCCCTTTTGAGGTAAAACTCGATGAGGAAGAAGAGTGGTAATACAACTAATTTATCTCTAAACTGCTTTAACCGGGCGGTAACATTACCCTTCCCCCTAAAATTTCCCTTTTATGGATAAAAGAAATATCGATGTAGTCGTAATCTCCGATGTACATTTAGGTACTTATGGTTGTCATGCAAAAGAACTTTTAAAGTATCTGAAAAGCATTAAACCCAAAACATTGATCCTAAACGGCGATATCATCGATATCTGGCAGTTTAGTAAAAGTTACTGGCCCGAATCGCACATGAAGGTGATCCGTAAACTGATGAAGTTCGTGTCGGAAGGTGTGCAGGTGCATTACCTGACCGGTAACCATGATGAGATGCTCCGCAAATTCGACGGAATGGAGATGGGTACTTTTCACCTTCAAAATAAGCTGATTTTAGAGCTTGATGGTAAAAAAGCATGGTTTTTTCATGGTGATGTGTTTGATGTAACCATGCAGCATTCTAAATGGCTGGCTAAATTGGGCGCGGTTGGTTATGATACGCTGATCCTTATTAATAGTTTTGTAAACTGGGTACTTACCGCATTTCGAAGGGAGAAAATGAGCTTTTCGAAAAAAATCAAAGCTAAGTTTAAAGATGCTGTAAAGTTTATAAACAGTTTTGAACAAACTGCAGCAGAACTGGCCATCGAAAAAGGTTACCAGTATGTAGTTTGTGGCCACATTCATCAGGCCGAGCAACGCGAAATTGTCACCGAAGAAGGAAAAGTAACTTACCTGAACAGCGGCGATTGGGTGGAAAGTTTAACGGCTTTAGAATATCAGGATAAAAACTGGACCGTGTTTAAGTATGAGCATCAACACTTTACAAAAGATCAGTTGGATGAGGGAATTCTTTCTGATGCTGAAGATTTAAAAAGTAAACTCGACATAAATATTCTTTTACAGAATATAAAATATGAAATTGCCCAATAATTTTAGATATTCGGGCACAAATGAAGATACTTTACGCAATACAGGGAACAGGTAACGGTCATATCAGCAGAGCGAGGGAAATTATTCCTTTGCTTCAAAAATATGGCGAATTGGATATTTTAGTGAGTGGTACCCAGGCAGATGTGAAACTCAGTCAGCCTGTAAAATACCAATTACATGGTTTCAGTTTTATCTTTGGGAAAAAAGGTGGTGTAGATCATTTTAAAACCTGGATGAGCATGAATCTTTTCCGTTTCAGGAAAGATATGAAGCAGCTGCCACTTAAAGATTACAATCTAATCGTTAATGATTTTGAGCCGGTGAGTGCCTGGGCCTGTAAGTTGCAAGGAATTGAATGTGTTTCATTGAGCCATCAGGCAGCATTTAAATCTAAAAAAGTACCGCGTCCAAGAACTTTGGATTGGGGTAAGCTTATTTTAAGCCGCTATGCACCTACAAAATACCACATTGGCTTTCATTTTGATCGCTACGATAGTTTTATTCATACCCCGGTAATCAGGGCAGAGATCCGAAACCTGAAAAGTGAAAATTTAGGGCATTATACGGTCTATCTTCCAGCCATTGATGATAAACGCCTGGTAAAGCTTTTTACACAATTACCTGAAGTTACCTGGCAGGTTTTCTCTAAACACAGCAAAGTTGCCTACCAGGAAGGGAACGTTTTTGTAGAGCCGGTTAATAACGAGAAGTTTAATAAAAGCCTGGCCACCTGCGAAGGGCTATTTACAGGCGGCGGTTTTGAAGGCCCGGCAGAAGCACTTTATTTGAAGAAAAAATTATTGGTAGCTCCTATGCGTTTCCAGTTTGAGCAGCAATGCAATGCTTATGCTTTAAAACAGTTTGGTTTGCCTGTAATTTGGGGCAGTACCAGAAACTGGTTGCCTATTATCAAAAACTGGGTAGAGAATCCTCAAGAGCATGAGTTTAATTTTCCGGATGAAACTGCGCAGATTATAGATGATATGGTGAAGAAATATGCCAGGGTTTAGTCGTGAGTCTTCAGTCGGCAGTCCGGAGTCGACTTTCTCGTTTATCATCCTAAGCGTAGTCGAAGGATCTGCAATGATGAATTAATTTACTTGATTGGCTTGGAAACGAATGCCGGTAGCTTTTGGCTTGTACAGCCCCGTCATTCGCTATAGCCCGATGCTAATTTAGTGCCGATTCATCGGTAAAGAATCGGGGCTGCCGCTACTCCCGGGTTTATTTAACGCAAAGCAGCGCTTTTGGGAAAGGTTAGCTATACACCGCCTATTAGTACATTCCCCTGTTATCTATTCTCTTTGGTCTTAGGTTTATTCTAATCTGTGGCACAGTTCTGCGTAATCTAAACCTGACAGGAGCGGGCACCGAACTTAGTGAGGTAAAGCGGATGGCGGGGCTACCGGAACCGAAACGAAAAGGAACCTGCTTTTCAAAAAATAACAGAGGCCACTTTTGTTTGTCAAACGGTCTTCGACTACGCTCAGACTGACAAAGCTTTGAGTATCTTTAATAAGATGATGTTTTAATCTTTCCGCTTATTTTTAATCTGTGGCACAGTTCTGCGTAATCTAAACCTGACAGGAGCGGGCACCGAACTTAGTGAGGTAAAGCGGATGGCAGGGCTACCGGAAGCGAAACGAACAAGAACCTGCTTTTCAAAAAAAATAACACATTTGCTCCTCAGTATATACTTTTTTACCTGCCGCATGGTCTTCGACTTCGCTCAGACTGACAATTCTATAAATCCTCGCTTTAAGCTTTAGCCTTTCCGCTCTTCATCTTTCTTCCTTACTCTTAAATTATTTTCTTTACTTTGCCTACTCTTTAAAAAGGCATGATTAATCAGTTTAGAAAGCTAAATCCAATTAACCTCGTATTCTTGCTGGCATACACGTTCTTTCTGCGTATTGCCATTTTTCAGGAAACGCACGATAAGCTGAACTTTGATTTTTTGGAACCTTTTGCCCGATTGCTGATCAATGTAGATTTAGATAATGCCTTTACTCCCTATACCAATATTTTTATTGCGGCACTTTTGGTTTATGTGCAGGCATTAATTTTCAACCGGATTGTAAATAATCATAATTTATTAGCCAAACCCAGTTTCCTGCCAGGGCTGATGTTTATCACAGGAACGAGCTTGTTTATGCCTTTTATGATCCTAAGCCCGGCATTGTTATGCAACTTCCTGTTGATCTGGATTATAGATAAGTTTTTAAAACTGGGTAAGAGTGCGAATTCCATTACCACGGTTTTCGATATCGGGATGATTATAGGGGTTGGAACACTGATCTACTTTCCGTTTATGGCCATGTTGCTGATGATCTTTTTAGCGTTGTTGCTTTTCAGGTCATTTAATTGGCGCGAATGGGTGGCAGGCTTAATTGGTTTTATCACCGTTTTCTTTTTTTTGGCCGTATTTTATTACTGGAAAGATAATTTAAGCTCCTTTTACCAGATCTGGAAACCATTGGGTAATAAGTTTCCATCGGTATTTAAAATTAACTATAATGATTATTTGGTACTCATCCCGGTTACGGTAATTATTATATTGGCATCATTACAGTTGCGCGAAAATTTCTTCAGGAGTTTTATTAGCACAAGAAAAAGTTTTCAGCTGTTATTTTTCATGTTTATTGTTTCTGCAGCTAGTTTTTACCTGAAACCCGATTTCAGGACCTGGCATTTTTTGCTTTGTGTACCACCAGGATCGGTACTGTTGGCATACTATTTTAGCAATGCCAAAAAACGTTGGTTTTACGAAACATTGTTCGTTTTATTTGTGCTTTCAATACAGTATTTTCTGTTTGTTTAACCTTTTTTAACAAATAACTAGAACGAAACTTAACAAAGATTAATAGCTTTGTGGATGATTTTAGAATTAAAGCTTTTTTAGTTTTAATTAAGATGGATAAAAAATGGGGTCATTGGAATTTCTAAGAAAACATTATTTGCTGTGGGAGATTTTAAATGCGTAGGTTAAGCATTGATATTGGAAATTCTGCTGTTAAGGTTGGTGTTTTTGCAAATAAAGAAATTGTTCACCATCAGCGTTTCAATAAAATTGGGATACTTGATCTGGCTCAATTGATTGAGAAGTTTTCGCCGGCGAAGTCTATCATCAGTAGTGTTAACCAGGAAATCGGACCATTAGAAGTTTTTTTAAAAAAGCATACTGAGTATATCCGTTTTTCGACTTTATTGACGACGGGAGTACAAAATAGATATAAAACGCCAGCTACTTTAGGTCTGGATAGGTGGGCTGCTATTTTGGCTGCAAATGGCTTATATCCGGCAAATGCAAGTTTAGTGGTTGATGCGGGTACCTGTATTACTT
This genomic interval carries:
- a CDS encoding type III pantothenate kinase translates to MRRLSIDIGNSAVKVGVFANKEIVHHQRFNKIGILDLAQLIEKFSPAKSIISSVNQEIGPLEVFLKKHTEYIRFSTLLTTGVQNRYKTPATLGLDRWAAILAANGLYPANASLVVDAGTCITYDVLTSAKEYFGGSISPGIKMRFKAVHEFTGRLPLVEWDANEGIVEGIDTQSAIKNGVLQGIINEIEGFIGLNNKKESALKVIITGGDANFLYKQLQNSIFAPQIIKDPYLVLKGLNEAIAD
- a CDS encoding UDP-2,3-diacylglucosamine diphosphatase; protein product: MDKRNIDVVVISDVHLGTYGCHAKELLKYLKSIKPKTLILNGDIIDIWQFSKSYWPESHMKVIRKLMKFVSEGVQVHYLTGNHDEMLRKFDGMEMGTFHLQNKLILELDGKKAWFFHGDVFDVTMQHSKWLAKLGAVGYDTLILINSFVNWVLTAFRREKMSFSKKIKAKFKDAVKFINSFEQTAAELAIEKGYQYVVCGHIHQAEQREIVTEEGKVTYLNSGDWVESLTALEYQDKNWTVFKYEHQHFTKDQLDEGILSDAEDLKSKLDINILLQNIKYEIAQ
- a CDS encoding DUF6427 family protein — encoded protein: MINQFRKLNPINLVFLLAYTFFLRIAIFQETHDKLNFDFLEPFARLLINVDLDNAFTPYTNIFIAALLVYVQALIFNRIVNNHNLLAKPSFLPGLMFITGTSLFMPFMILSPALLCNFLLIWIIDKFLKLGKSANSITTVFDIGMIIGVGTLIYFPFMAMLLMIFLALLLFRSFNWREWVAGLIGFITVFFFLAVFYYWKDNLSSFYQIWKPLGNKFPSVFKINYNDYLVLIPVTVIIILASLQLRENFFRSFISTRKSFQLLFFMFIVSAASFYLKPDFRTWHFLLCVPPGSVLLAYYFSNAKKRWFYETLFVLFVLSIQYFLFV
- a CDS encoding alginate lyase family protein; translated protein: MRKFVITAALALLSFSSFSQLVSLNNDEIKKLKTQIKNDGKTQKLYLGFAKSALNYLTAQPNPIDTIRTEGLLKGNPKKEKTRLALADMNKMFALALQYRITDDQKYLNKCVEFLDAWAKINKPNGDPIDDTNLDKAIEAYDLIKKDIPGTDKKQIEQWLTETAWAEINSKRMKAGRATAINNWNAHRLKEVGEIGYTLNNQDLIRWAIDNLKSHININLCPDGTSLDFKERDAMHYHIYDLEPMLKLAIIIDRANGANFYTYESPKGSSVKKSVEWLIPYINGEKQHEEYVNTTVKFDRDRARNNEPGFAPGTMFKPSLALPVLKLSVYFDRTQADLLKKVNNNKANWQMVLDEIQRDSKYSSNK
- a CDS encoding glycosyltransferase family protein → MKILYAIQGTGNGHISRAREIIPLLQKYGELDILVSGTQADVKLSQPVKYQLHGFSFIFGKKGGVDHFKTWMSMNLFRFRKDMKQLPLKDYNLIVNDFEPVSAWACKLQGIECVSLSHQAAFKSKKVPRPRTLDWGKLILSRYAPTKYHIGFHFDRYDSFIHTPVIRAEIRNLKSENLGHYTVYLPAIDDKRLVKLFTQLPEVTWQVFSKHSKVAYQEGNVFVEPVNNEKFNKSLATCEGLFTGGGFEGPAEALYLKKKLLVAPMRFQFEQQCNAYALKQFGLPVIWGSTRNWLPIIKNWVENPQEHEFNFPDETAQIIDDMVKKYARV
- a CDS encoding YfhO family protein, with translation MNNWFNKNGIHLAIIAFFVVITFAYFSPVLQGKAPQQGDVLQAKAMQKEIMDIKAKDGKGPLWTNQMFGGMPAYQIWVQYPLNITTYGIDVIKGIFPDPVGTVLLYLLGAYLLFCVLKINPWLAAAGAIAFAFTSYNFIIIAAGHSNKALAIGFFAPILAAIILTLRGRYLVGGSLLALFMALEIRSNHIQMTYYLFIALFILGCIELYHAFKAKQLPAFGKSVAYIVAGIFLSVLVNAGTLWTTYEYGKETIRGKSNLTTDKAEPANGLDKAYAYQWSQGIGESFSFLIPNIYGGASSVDEIIKPESNTYKAVEKNLQGVDPRQAIGYVAQNLGTNQYWGNKPGTSGPYYFGAIICLLFVFGLFIVKHRWKWWILGTSILLLFLSFGQNLPFISDIFFDYLPGYNKFRAVESILAVVGFLVPLLAILAIKEAQDGKYDQKYLVQRLTWSAGITGGFALIIAVIPTAFFSFTQANQPQVLDALTQTLQNNRAAAMEILNGIVADRVALARADALRSLLFIALGFGITWAFITKKMNMQLAFGLLALFVLIDLWQVDRRYLNNQNFVSKSDLDNHYQPRDVDNFISADKDPNFRVFDMSLGDPFKSAETSYFHKTVGGFHSARLKRFQELVDNQLTKSINQDVLDMLNTKYIITQDPQNGSYKMQRNATAAGNAWFVQSVQFAKNADEEMKAISSFDAKKEAIVDESFKNSIDTKRLGTGQEGFIKLTNYNPDHLTYEYSTAKDVIAVFSEIYYDKGWKMYIDGVEKPYFRADYVLRAAQLEAGNHKLEFIFHPTSYYTGEKISLAGSILLLAGLGFGFYSEEKKKKKVVKA